A genomic window from Cyanobium sp. ATX 6F1 includes:
- a CDS encoding SDR family oxidoreductase, protein MELSNTSALVTGANRGIGRAFVEALLEGGVRRIYATARSLESLQELVTLAPERILPLALDITQIDQVQKVAAIAGDISVLINNAGVLGSGGLFTSSSVQTAHWEMETNYFGTLTMVRAFAPILKANGGGAIVNMMSVVALANAPLFSSYSASKAALHSLTQGIRAELAAQGTLVVGVYPGPVDTAMAEGLPVEKVAPIDVAKASLEAILTGQEVVLPDPVSQQSFQELLAPLKALELQFGGWMPG, encoded by the coding sequence ATGGAGCTTTCGAACACCAGCGCCCTCGTGACCGGTGCCAACCGCGGCATCGGACGTGCCTTCGTCGAGGCCCTGCTCGAGGGCGGCGTGCGCCGCATCTATGCGACAGCACGCTCCCTGGAGAGCCTGCAAGAGCTTGTGACCCTCGCCCCGGAGCGCATCCTGCCGCTTGCCCTGGATATCACTCAGATCGACCAGGTTCAGAAGGTCGCCGCCATCGCTGGAGACATCTCCGTATTGATCAACAACGCCGGGGTGCTCGGCTCAGGCGGTTTGTTCACCTCCTCCAGTGTCCAGACGGCCCACTGGGAAATGGAAACGAACTACTTCGGCACGTTGACGATGGTGAGGGCCTTCGCGCCGATCCTCAAGGCCAACGGCGGCGGCGCGATCGTCAACATGATGTCTGTGGTTGCGCTCGCCAATGCACCGCTGTTCAGCTCCTACAGCGCCTCCAAGGCCGCCCTCCATTCGTTGACCCAGGGCATCCGCGCTGAACTGGCCGCCCAGGGCACCCTTGTGGTCGGGGTCTACCCCGGGCCGGTGGATACGGCGATGGCCGAGGGTCTGCCCGTGGAGAAGGTCGCCCCGATCGATGTGGCCAAAGCCTCCCTGGAGGCGATCCTTACCGGTCAAGAGGTGGTGCTGCCTGATCCCGTTTCGCAGCAATCCTTCCAGGAGTTGCTGGCTCCGCTCAAAGCCCTGGAGCTGCAATTCGGTGGCTGGATGCCCGGTTGA
- a CDS encoding LysR family transcriptional regulator: protein MDRLTLLQVFVRVVELGSFSAASRELGTSQPTVSKQIASLERNLDVQLLRRSTRRLSLTPEGERFFAHCQPALDALAAATASVGQRNRLEGFLRVSCPVAFGQQEVMPFVRSFLERHPGLQLDLKLSDAFVDLVEEAVDVAIRIGEIRDPSLIAYPIGITRRVTVAAATYFAERPVPQTPDDLLKHNCLIFSRHTTLNDWHFDHPLHGPLRVSVGGNFRTDNSSVIREAVLAGMGIGVCPVWLFGEEIESDRLRVVLEAYQPKPLPIHALHRRDRFVAARVDAFIKEISHHFKEHPWVSSDPLLPSPGVRPPPSRRGP from the coding sequence GTGGATCGGCTGACCCTGCTCCAGGTCTTCGTTCGGGTGGTGGAGCTGGGGAGCTTTTCGGCCGCCTCCAGGGAGCTGGGCACGTCCCAGCCCACCGTGAGCAAGCAGATCGCCAGCTTGGAGCGCAACCTCGACGTGCAACTGCTGCGCCGCTCCACCCGCCGCTTGAGCCTGACCCCCGAAGGGGAGCGGTTCTTCGCCCATTGCCAGCCGGCATTGGATGCCCTGGCAGCGGCAACGGCCAGCGTCGGTCAGCGCAACCGATTGGAGGGCTTCCTACGCGTGAGCTGCCCGGTGGCGTTCGGCCAGCAGGAGGTCATGCCTTTTGTGCGGTCGTTCCTGGAGCGCCATCCAGGACTTCAGCTGGATCTGAAGCTCAGCGACGCCTTTGTTGATCTGGTGGAAGAGGCCGTGGATGTGGCCATTCGGATCGGAGAGATCCGCGATCCATCCCTGATCGCCTATCCCATCGGCATCACCCGGCGCGTCACCGTGGCGGCCGCCACCTATTTCGCCGAGCGACCCGTTCCCCAGACTCCCGATGACCTCCTCAAACACAATTGCCTCATCTTCAGCCGTCATACGACGCTGAACGACTGGCATTTTGACCATCCCCTCCACGGGCCCCTACGGGTGAGCGTCGGGGGGAACTTCAGAACCGACAACTCCTCGGTGATCAGGGAGGCCGTTCTGGCCGGCATGGGGATTGGCGTCTGTCCCGTCTGGCTCTTTGGCGAGGAGATCGAATCCGATCGGCTGCGGGTTGTTCTTGAGGCCTACCAGCCCAAACCATTGCCGATCCACGCGCTGCACCGACGCGATCGCTTCGTTGCGGCCCGGGTCGATGCCTTCATCAAAGAAATCAGCCATCACTTCAAGGAACATCCATGGGTCTCCAGCGATCCACTTCTGCCTAGCCCGGGAGTCAGGCCACCGCCATCAAGAAGGGGCCCGTGA